In Macadamia integrifolia cultivar HAES 741 unplaced genomic scaffold, SCU_Mint_v3 scaffold2080, whole genome shotgun sequence, a single window of DNA contains:
- the LOC122065647 gene encoding 14-3-3-like protein produces MHLAAFCMCSSHQCVWQAFDEAISELDTLGEESYKDSTLIMQLLRDNLTLWTSDITEDAGDEIKEASKKESEG; encoded by the exons ATGCATCTTGCTGCATTTTGTATGTGTTCATCACACCAATGTGTATGGCAGGCTTTTGATGAGGCTATCTCTGAGCTGGATACTTTGGGCGAGGAATCATACAAGGATAGCACATTGATCATGCAACTTCTCCGAGACAATTTGACATTGTGGACCTCTGACATcacg gaGGATGCTGGAGACGAAATCAAAGAAGCTTCTAAGAAAGAATCAGAAGGCTAG